The Aureitalea marina genome includes a window with the following:
- a CDS encoding CRTAC1 family protein, whose protein sequence is MNKYLFLLLFCCCLLSCKEQEQEYPMVNLPSSRTGIDFTNQLQESDSLNILDYLYFYNGGGVGVGDFDKDGLPDIYLSANQGSNKLFHNQGDLRFEDVTQQAGVAGNSSWNTGVTVADINNDGWLDILVSAVVGINDFTGHHELFINNGDLTFSERSADYGLDLQVYGTMVASLDYDLDGDLDLYFLNHAVHTQESFGRSQIRTKRDPKTGDRLMRNDGDRFTDVSEEAGIYGGPNGYGLGVAVSDFNQDGFPDLYIGNDFHEDDYYYLNNGDGTFKEALKDHFGHSSRFSMGNDVADINNDGRPDLISLDMLPPQEPVVKASEGDDAFQTLLLRTQQYGYNYQFSRNMLFLQQPDSSYAEVALQAGVAATDWSWSALFADLDQDGWQDLFISNGIPRRPNDLDFIRFLSNEQIQEQVNSSRLVDQQALDLMPAGMVSNYIYRGRKGLGFDDVSSVWTTNKKGVSGATALADLDGDGDLDLVINNLNEETSLIENQHNAGHYLKVGFQLENGNHFGYGARVIAFVDNEVLYRELNPHRGFQATSEAVVHFGLGTKERLDSLTVVFPNGQSKTWRDQQVDTTLIVRTSDAGKRLSGAEKSGTAFQLVDGNLGVDYVHTAQPYFDFTRQKLIPYGVSDRGQKAFGPISMEMDVPLFLSVDQKRISRFNMIRLGIHWLN, encoded by the coding sequence ATGAATAAGTACCTATTTCTGCTTCTTTTTTGTTGCTGCTTGCTGTCCTGTAAGGAGCAAGAACAAGAATATCCTATGGTGAACCTGCCTTCCTCCAGGACAGGTATCGATTTTACCAACCAACTTCAGGAATCTGATTCTCTCAATATCCTGGACTACCTGTACTTCTATAATGGAGGTGGAGTAGGTGTTGGAGATTTTGATAAAGATGGCTTGCCTGATATATATCTAAGCGCCAATCAGGGATCCAATAAACTATTCCACAATCAGGGCGACCTTCGTTTTGAGGATGTTACCCAGCAAGCTGGTGTGGCCGGAAACAGCAGTTGGAACACCGGTGTAACCGTTGCCGACATCAACAACGATGGCTGGTTGGATATTCTGGTATCTGCCGTAGTAGGAATTAATGATTTTACCGGTCATCACGAGCTATTCATAAACAATGGAGACCTGACTTTCAGTGAACGCTCAGCCGATTATGGTCTGGATCTCCAGGTTTATGGAACCATGGTAGCCTCCCTGGATTACGACCTGGATGGTGACCTGGATCTTTATTTTCTGAATCACGCCGTTCACACCCAGGAATCATTTGGACGTTCACAGATCCGTACAAAGCGAGATCCTAAAACAGGAGATCGCCTGATGCGGAACGACGGAGACCGATTTACAGATGTCAGTGAGGAAGCCGGTATCTATGGAGGTCCCAATGGCTATGGACTGGGAGTGGCTGTTTCGGATTTTAATCAGGATGGATTTCCAGATCTCTATATCGGTAATGATTTTCACGAAGACGACTATTATTACCTGAACAATGGAGATGGAACCTTTAAAGAGGCATTGAAGGATCATTTTGGACACAGCAGCCGATTTTCCATGGGCAACGATGTTGCAGATATCAATAACGACGGCCGGCCTGATCTGATCTCCCTGGATATGCTACCTCCACAAGAGCCTGTGGTGAAGGCTTCTGAGGGCGATGACGCCTTTCAAACCCTACTTCTACGAACCCAGCAATACGGGTACAATTATCAATTTTCCCGGAACATGCTTTTTCTGCAGCAGCCGGACTCCAGTTATGCCGAGGTAGCCTTGCAAGCCGGGGTAGCAGCCACGGATTGGAGTTGGAGTGCCTTGTTTGCAGACCTGGACCAGGATGGATGGCAAGATCTTTTTATCTCTAATGGTATTCCCCGACGCCCTAATGACCTTGATTTTATTCGGTTTCTTTCCAATGAGCAGATACAGGAACAAGTAAATAGTTCCCGATTAGTGGATCAGCAGGCACTGGACCTGATGCCGGCAGGAATGGTGTCCAATTATATCTACCGGGGCCGTAAAGGTCTTGGATTTGATGATGTTTCCTCTGTATGGACCACGAATAAAAAAGGAGTTTCTGGTGCTACCGCCTTGGCTGACCTGGATGGGGATGGCGACCTGGATCTGGTGATCAATAATTTGAACGAAGAAACCAGTCTGATCGAGAATCAGCACAATGCGGGTCATTACTTAAAGGTCGGTTTTCAACTGGAAAATGGGAATCACTTCGGATATGGCGCACGGGTAATAGCTTTTGTGGACAATGAGGTTCTTTATCGAGAACTCAACCCCCACCGTGGATTCCAGGCCACTTCTGAGGCTGTTGTCCATTTTGGACTGGGTACGAAAGAACGATTGGATTCCTTAACTGTTGTATTTCCGAATGGTCAGTCTAAAACCTGGCGCGATCAGCAGGTTGATACTACCTTGATCGTCCGTACTTCTGATGCCGGAAAACGCTTGTCTGGAGCTGAAAAAAGCGGAACGGCTTTTCAATTGGTCGATGGTAACTTGGGAGTGGATTATGTTCATACCGCTCAGCCTTATTTTGATTTTACTCGCCAGAAACTCATTCCGTATGGAGTTTCGGATAGGGGCCAAAAGGCATTTGGTCCGATCTCAATGGAGATGGACGTGCCTCTCTTTTTATCGGTGGATCAAAAAAGAATCTCCCGGTTCAATATGATCAGACTGGGGATTCACTGGTTAAACTGA
- a CDS encoding VCBS repeat-containing protein has translation MFDDFPASIDGSWIIADLDGETGQELLIPTMGGDMASSLTELENRYYTYKDGQLVPLGLELPQENTQLIRPADYDRDGDLDLFIGNYVVTNQFGKPTDSRLLINQEGKFQQVEVPGLAQLGMITDAVWDDFDQDGYQDLIVVGEWMEPRFFKNTEGQLAEVELLQQRLSGLWQMIIPFDIDADGDTDYVLGNWGENSKFRASNEYPMRMYVSDFDDNGALESVVSTEVDGYYYPLLGLDELAGQMVFLRKKFTSYADFAGLPLDQVFDDDLLQKASLLEVNILSSGFLRNNDGEFNFEKFNENLQIAPVRSGLKADFDKDGAPELLLAGNFVDLIPFHGRLDSFGGALIHSDKQIDLGADLGLNLTNQVVSDLELIELNQESYLLVLIYDGPARVYRIK, from the coding sequence TTGTTTGATGATTTTCCGGCTTCCATCGATGGCTCCTGGATAATTGCCGATCTGGACGGTGAGACCGGACAGGAGTTGCTCATACCGACCATGGGTGGGGACATGGCCTCAAGTTTGACCGAATTGGAGAACCGATACTATACGTATAAGGATGGTCAGCTGGTGCCATTGGGCCTGGAGTTGCCTCAGGAAAACACCCAGTTGATTCGGCCGGCTGATTACGACCGGGATGGAGATTTGGATCTCTTTATTGGAAATTACGTGGTCACTAATCAATTTGGTAAACCTACAGACTCCCGTTTGCTGATCAACCAGGAAGGGAAATTCCAGCAAGTAGAAGTACCAGGACTAGCTCAATTGGGCATGATTACTGATGCCGTTTGGGACGACTTTGACCAGGATGGTTATCAGGATTTGATCGTAGTTGGAGAATGGATGGAGCCAAGGTTCTTTAAGAATACTGAAGGTCAGCTAGCAGAGGTCGAACTGTTGCAACAGCGATTATCGGGATTGTGGCAAATGATCATCCCTTTTGATATAGACGCTGATGGTGACACTGACTATGTACTGGGCAATTGGGGGGAGAACTCCAAGTTCAGGGCTTCAAATGAATACCCCATGCGGATGTACGTATCGGATTTTGACGATAACGGTGCTTTGGAAAGTGTGGTGTCTACAGAAGTGGATGGCTACTATTATCCCTTGTTAGGCTTGGATGAGCTTGCTGGTCAGATGGTGTTCCTCAGGAAAAAATTTACCAGCTATGCCGATTTTGCGGGATTGCCTTTGGACCAGGTATTTGATGATGACCTTCTCCAGAAAGCATCACTGTTGGAAGTTAATATCCTTTCTTCCGGTTTCTTGCGTAATAACGATGGGGAGTTTAATTTTGAAAAGTTTAATGAAAATCTGCAAATAGCACCCGTTCGGTCAGGGTTGAAGGCGGATTTTGATAAAGATGGGGCACCCGAATTGCTGCTTGCCGGTAATTTTGTCGATCTGATTCCTTTTCACGGGAGATTAGATTCATTTGGCGGCGCCTTGATCCATTCGGACAAACAAATCGATCTGGGGGCCGACCTCGGATTGAACCTAACCAATCAAGTGGTCTCTGACCTCGAATTAATAGAATTGAACCAAGAGTCATACCTGCTAGTCCTAATTTACGATGGGCCAGCGCGGGTATATCGAATTAAATGA
- a CDS encoding vanadium-dependent haloperoxidase, translating to MMRLIFPLLAVLLLAACSKSEPIDIQAADYQASVEKVTQIMVHDIFSPPVASRVYVYPNVAAYEIISQQNPEYRSLAGQVNGLYPLPKIDTTGVNFRVAALMAHMDVSKKLIFSEEMMNTYQDSLYAVWQNQNALEFETSKAYAAKVVDHILQWMDQDFYKETRTMPKFTVDTDAPDRWQPTPPSYMDGIEPHWNRIRPMILDSPEQFKPVPPPAFSLEEGTDFYKELQEVYDVSVDITSKGDESEEIEIAQFWDCNPYVSVTRGHLMFATKKITPGAHWIGITKIACKQSDADFDKTVYAYTKSSIGIFDAFISCWDEKYRSNLIRPETLINQHIDDSWKPILQTPPFPEYVSGHSVVSGSAATVLTEIFGDDFSFLDDTELPYGLPVRSFTSFNQAAQEAAVSRLYGGIHYRAAIDNGLTQGIDVGQWVNTNLQMKN from the coding sequence ATGATGCGATTGATTTTCCCACTACTGGCTGTCTTACTTTTGGCGGCCTGTTCCAAAAGTGAACCTATAGACATACAAGCTGCGGATTACCAGGCGTCGGTTGAAAAGGTCACCCAGATCATGGTACACGATATCTTTTCCCCTCCTGTAGCCAGTCGGGTCTATGTGTATCCTAATGTAGCTGCTTATGAGATCATTAGTCAGCAAAATCCTGAATATCGGTCGTTGGCAGGGCAGGTTAATGGCTTGTATCCACTGCCAAAAATAGATACTACCGGGGTCAATTTTCGTGTAGCTGCACTGATGGCTCATATGGATGTGAGTAAAAAATTGATCTTCTCCGAAGAGATGATGAATACATACCAGGACAGTCTGTACGCAGTATGGCAGAACCAAAATGCCCTGGAATTCGAAACTTCCAAGGCCTATGCTGCAAAAGTGGTCGATCATATTTTACAGTGGATGGATCAGGATTTCTATAAAGAAACCCGGACCATGCCAAAATTTACCGTAGACACGGACGCTCCGGATCGATGGCAACCCACACCGCCATCCTATATGGACGGTATAGAACCACATTGGAACCGCATTCGCCCTATGATACTGGACTCACCGGAACAATTTAAGCCAGTTCCTCCTCCCGCTTTCTCCTTGGAAGAGGGGACGGATTTTTATAAAGAATTACAAGAGGTTTACGATGTCTCGGTCGATATCACTAGTAAAGGAGATGAGTCTGAGGAGATCGAAATTGCCCAGTTCTGGGATTGTAATCCCTATGTGTCCGTGACCCGGGGACATTTAATGTTTGCTACAAAAAAGATCACTCCTGGTGCTCATTGGATAGGCATCACCAAAATTGCTTGTAAACAATCGGATGCAGATTTTGATAAGACCGTTTATGCCTATACCAAGAGTTCCATCGGTATATTTGATGCCTTTATCAGCTGTTGGGATGAGAAATACCGTTCCAATCTGATCAGACCGGAAACCTTGATCAATCAGCACATTGATGACAGCTGGAAGCCTATTTTGCAGACACCACCCTTTCCTGAATACGTCAGTGGCCATTCTGTGGTTTCTGGTTCGGCTGCTACGGTTCTTACAGAAATATTTGGCGATGATTTCTCTTTCCTGGACGATACAGAGTTGCCATATGGATTACCTGTGCGGAGCTTTACTTCCTTTAATCAGGCGGCACAGGAAGCTGCTGTTAGCAGATTGTACGGTGGTATTCACTATCGGGCTGCCATAGATAATGGTTTGACGCAAGGTATTGACGTGGGACAGTGGGTGAACACCAACCTACAGATGAAGAACTAA
- a CDS encoding GyrI-like domain-containing protein, whose amino-acid sequence MKRLLGLLVVLLLGWGSWYFLIRDYQYSIQYKSRFPSGVYYDHLQQWTTVLPDNVDSVTTLIKVPYVGMLQKVQVGDQETRINWEIESLTDSTCRIYARFDRPGNDLSHRLSVLFGQSDLPDQGLAITKHVGNTLVAKAKGFRLGAIGDTIIPKKFAAYITVQSSVRTKARDMIYSIGDIMGYIKENDIQLDGDPFLQITSWDRNTDRITFDFNFPIVKRDNLPDNPLVRFKEIPEFEALNAPFFGNYRIADISWYQLLAYAQLNNISIQELPIEIYRNDPHLGGDERNWRADVLIPRQ is encoded by the coding sequence ATGAAGCGACTGCTTGGGTTATTGGTCGTTCTCCTGCTTGGCTGGGGAAGCTGGTATTTTCTGATCAGAGATTATCAGTACAGTATTCAATACAAGTCTCGATTTCCAAGTGGGGTCTACTATGACCACCTTCAGCAGTGGACTACTGTGTTACCCGATAATGTCGATTCTGTCACCACCCTCATTAAGGTTCCCTATGTTGGGATGCTTCAGAAAGTTCAAGTTGGTGATCAAGAAACTCGGATCAATTGGGAAATAGAATCGCTTACCGATTCAACATGTCGAATTTACGCTCGCTTTGATCGTCCAGGCAATGATCTGTCACATCGGTTAAGCGTGTTGTTTGGACAAAGCGATCTGCCGGATCAAGGACTTGCGATCACCAAGCACGTTGGTAATACCCTTGTTGCCAAGGCCAAAGGATTCAGGCTTGGTGCAATTGGCGATACGATCATCCCAAAAAAGTTCGCTGCCTATATTACCGTACAATCCAGTGTGCGTACCAAGGCCCGGGACATGATCTATAGTATTGGAGATATCATGGGGTATATCAAGGAAAATGATATCCAATTGGATGGCGATCCTTTTTTACAGATAACTTCTTGGGACAGGAATACGGATAGGATCACTTTTGATTTCAATTTTCCCATCGTCAAGCGAGATAACTTGCCGGATAACCCCTTGGTCCGATTCAAAGAAATACCTGAATTTGAGGCCTTGAACGCCCCGTTCTTCGGTAACTACCGTATCGCAGATATAAGCTGGTATCAGTTACTCGCTTATGCGCAGTTGAACAATATCTCCATCCAGGAGTTGCCTATAGAGATCTACAGGAATGATCCTCATCTCGGTGGTGACGAACGGAATTGGCGAGCAGATGTGCTCATTCCACGGCAGTAA
- a CDS encoding MFS transporter: protein MFKKPKLSFWQIWNMNFGFFGIQFSFGLQQSNMSAIYKYLGAEESELPLLWLAGPVTGLIVQPIIGAISDGTWSPKWGRRKPFFLIGALVASFALLLMPYSSSLWMAASLLWILDAGNNIAMEPYRAFISDKLNKKQLSLGFLMQSFFTGFGITLANFTPAILVSLGLFALTDKMDNGIPVFTYWAFGIGAFASISTVLYSVLTTKEYPPTEEELAKLQEEKSKGNVLSRTWHEISEAFKEMPLTMKQLIPVKFFSWFGMFAYWMFITSTLGITQYGIAADAINDEATLQSTEYAEAVVLTGQVNGTYNIICFLIAFALVPLARKLGAKGLHSLALAIGGIAILCIPILSHSNILFEIPNPFGDGSIAVTQLYLFSFGLGITWASMMSMPYQLLASSVPKAKTGVYMGIFNMFIVIPMIIQIFTTQFFLYDLLGSNPVNMIRLTGVFLVIAAVFTLFIKTNSTNSTIEESE from the coding sequence ATGTTTAAAAAACCTAAGTTATCGTTCTGGCAGATCTGGAACATGAATTTTGGATTCTTTGGGATCCAATTCAGTTTTGGACTGCAACAGAGCAATATGAGTGCTATATATAAGTATCTGGGTGCCGAAGAAAGTGAACTACCCTTACTCTGGCTAGCCGGACCTGTTACCGGTCTTATCGTTCAGCCCATCATCGGAGCGATCTCCGATGGAACCTGGTCTCCCAAATGGGGTAGGCGTAAACCCTTTTTCCTGATTGGTGCTTTGGTGGCCAGCTTTGCTTTATTACTTATGCCGTATTCAAGTTCCCTCTGGATGGCGGCTTCCCTGCTTTGGATACTGGATGCGGGTAACAATATTGCCATGGAGCCATATCGGGCGTTCATTTCCGATAAACTCAATAAAAAGCAACTTTCCTTGGGATTCCTCATGCAGAGTTTCTTTACAGGTTTTGGGATCACCTTGGCCAATTTTACTCCTGCGATCCTTGTCTCTTTAGGGCTTTTTGCCTTGACAGACAAGATGGATAATGGGATACCGGTCTTTACCTATTGGGCCTTTGGAATCGGTGCATTTGCCTCTATTAGTACTGTCCTTTATTCGGTTCTCACCACCAAAGAGTATCCGCCCACAGAAGAAGAATTGGCCAAGTTGCAGGAAGAGAAGTCCAAGGGCAATGTGTTGAGTAGGACTTGGCACGAGATCAGCGAGGCCTTTAAGGAAATGCCACTGACCATGAAGCAACTCATTCCCGTAAAGTTCTTTAGCTGGTTTGGAATGTTCGCCTACTGGATGTTCATCACCTCCACCTTGGGTATTACTCAATACGGAATTGCCGCCGATGCCATTAACGATGAGGCTACCCTGCAATCAACGGAATATGCAGAAGCAGTGGTTTTGACCGGTCAGGTGAACGGAACCTATAACATTATTTGTTTCCTGATCGCTTTTGCGCTGGTGCCACTGGCCAGGAAACTTGGTGCCAAAGGATTGCACAGTCTCGCTTTGGCCATAGGCGGAATCGCTATCTTATGTATTCCAATCCTAAGTCATTCCAATATCTTATTCGAAATACCTAATCCGTTTGGCGATGGTTCAATAGCGGTGACCCAATTGTATTTGTTCTCTTTCGGACTCGGTATAACCTGGGCGTCCATGATGTCTATGCCCTATCAACTGTTGGCCAGTTCTGTCCCTAAAGCGAAAACAGGGGTCTATATGGGGATCTTCAATATGTTCATCGTAATTCCGATGATCATCCAGATCTTCACCACTCAGTTCTTCTTATATGATCTACTAGGGAGTAATCCGGTAAACATGATACGTCTTACCGGAGTCTTTTTGGTCATTGCGGCCGTTTTTACGCTTTTTATCAAAACAAATTCAACCAATTCCACAATCGAAGAATCCGAATAG
- a CDS encoding MFS transporter: MKNFGIKLSIFVNYFVFAILLNSVGIVIAQSIEVYNVGETEASLLEAFKDLPIAIVSFFVASFLPRFGYKRAMLVALIIVFLGCLGMYFGNSFSSAKILFLTIGVSFALIKLSVYTLIGVITETPREHSALMSSIEGFFMVGIASAYFIFPAFFSDTDPYSWLGVYPVLCALIGISFLLLLFSKLDVPVETSGNNVKEDIKNSIGLLVMPLVVVFVFAAFFFVMVEQGIMTWLPRFNQKIFSFSSTLSVNMAAILAISLALGRFIAGWASKRIAWERIIISCSLIAIGILLAVLPQLNVESDAVVIDRLSDVPTLGFVLPLIGLFIAPIYPLLNSTVLSHLPRSLHSPMSGLIIISSALGGTLGSRIVGTLFEHIGGVNAFYFLIIPIVLLIISVLIIKRLISKEA; the protein is encoded by the coding sequence ATGAAAAATTTCGGTATTAAACTCTCCATCTTTGTCAACTATTTTGTGTTTGCCATACTGCTAAACAGTGTGGGGATCGTCATTGCCCAGTCCATAGAGGTATACAATGTAGGTGAGACCGAAGCCTCACTACTGGAGGCATTTAAGGACCTGCCTATAGCCATAGTTTCCTTTTTTGTGGCTTCATTTCTGCCGCGATTTGGGTATAAACGGGCCATGCTGGTTGCATTGATCATCGTCTTTTTAGGTTGCCTGGGCATGTATTTTGGCAACTCCTTCAGTTCTGCCAAGATCCTTTTCCTGACCATAGGAGTGAGTTTCGCCCTGATCAAGTTATCGGTCTATACCCTCATTGGGGTGATCACGGAGACTCCAAGGGAGCATTCGGCTTTGATGAGTTCGATAGAGGGCTTTTTTATGGTCGGAATTGCCAGTGCCTATTTTATTTTCCCGGCTTTTTTCAGCGATACTGATCCGTACTCCTGGCTGGGGGTTTATCCCGTGCTTTGCGCACTGATCGGGATTTCTTTTTTACTCTTATTGTTTTCAAAATTGGATGTCCCTGTAGAGACCTCGGGTAACAATGTTAAGGAGGACATTAAGAACTCCATTGGTCTACTAGTGATGCCTTTGGTTGTTGTCTTTGTGTTTGCCGCCTTTTTCTTCGTCATGGTAGAACAAGGGATCATGACCTGGTTACCGCGTTTTAACCAGAAGATATTTTCCTTCTCCAGCACCCTTAGCGTAAACATGGCAGCCATTTTGGCTATATCCCTGGCCCTTGGACGATTTATCGCCGGTTGGGCCTCCAAACGGATCGCCTGGGAACGGATCATTATCAGTTGCTCGCTCATCGCAATTGGGATCCTACTGGCCGTACTACCTCAACTGAATGTCGAGAGTGACGCCGTAGTCATTGATCGGCTTAGTGACGTGCCTACTCTTGGCTTTGTCCTTCCGTTGATCGGACTTTTTATAGCGCCCATCTATCCACTGCTCAATTCTACCGTGTTGAGTCATTTGCCGCGTAGCCTCCATTCTCCCATGTCTGGTTTGATCATTATTTCCTCTGCCCTTGGGGGTACTTTGGGCTCTAGGATAGTAGGTACGCTGTTTGAGCACATCGGAGGGGTGAACGCATTTTATTTCCTGATCATCCCTATTGTTTTGCTCATCATCTCCGTACTTATCATCAAACGTCTAATTTCCAAAGAGGCATGA
- a CDS encoding trehalase family glycosidase produces the protein MRLQIEDTLARLLQQEDTDGDKKITVEDQGPRKFVVRSTSGNERTLEGTYHLSNLLQELVIARNRGQVEMDLDWNRIDEPPADRINRMIRDYYWPGLTRTMDESGLGNLILDTKNDSLVSDRLRVYVPFEDEKALNYYKGLTDRFPIDVIQLPQEISPEYVRSINSEPGILSLALVESEEEISGVPFVVPGGRFNEMYGWDSYFESIGLNLDGRVDLTRAMADNFQYQIEHYGKILNANRSYYLTRTQPPFYSSQIKEVYEQTKDKSWLRNHLITAIKEYETVWMIPGKRLTDIGLNRFLAEGLGITPEAEEGHYDVVLRPYAKGAGMNLETFIQAYSSGALVNPQLDRYFVHDRTVRESGHDTSYRIEGRCADLVLVELNAMLYKYEMDFAELIKEVFDESFLCNGRNYNSSYWEEKAAKRKELVDQFLWNEDEGMYLDYDLDQGKQVPFVSATSLVPLWCGMAGEEQAQALIRSVLPKLKEKGGVASCDAGSRGDISADRPQRQWDYPNGWAPHQMMIWQGLFRYGYKKEAREIIYRWLFMITRNAVDYNGTIPEKYDVVAATHKVFAEYGNVGTEFEYITQEGFGWMNASFQLGYHLLDEIDRENLNQLIAPEELF, from the coding sequence ATGAGACTTCAAATAGAAGATACCCTGGCCAGATTACTGCAACAGGAAGATACCGATGGGGACAAAAAGATCACCGTAGAGGACCAAGGTCCTAGGAAGTTTGTGGTCCGATCAACTTCGGGGAATGAACGAACGTTGGAAGGAACTTACCACTTGTCCAATCTATTACAGGAATTGGTAATTGCCCGCAATAGAGGACAGGTGGAAATGGATCTGGATTGGAACAGGATCGACGAACCACCTGCAGACAGGATTAATAGGATGATACGGGATTACTACTGGCCGGGATTGACCAGGACCATGGATGAAAGCGGGCTGGGTAATTTGATCCTGGACACCAAGAATGACTCGCTGGTTTCGGACCGTTTAAGGGTGTATGTGCCTTTTGAAGATGAAAAGGCCCTGAACTATTACAAGGGGCTGACGGATCGCTTCCCGATCGATGTTATTCAACTACCCCAGGAGATCAGCCCGGAATATGTCCGCTCCATCAATTCGGAGCCTGGAATTCTTAGCTTGGCATTGGTTGAAAGTGAAGAGGAAATTAGCGGTGTTCCATTTGTGGTTCCCGGAGGTCGTTTCAACGAGATGTACGGCTGGGACAGTTATTTCGAATCCATAGGCTTGAATTTGGACGGAAGGGTAGACCTTACGCGTGCTATGGCCGATAATTTCCAATATCAAATAGAGCATTACGGGAAGATATTGAATGCCAATCGTTCGTATTATCTGACCAGGACACAACCGCCATTTTACAGTAGTCAGATCAAGGAGGTGTATGAGCAAACCAAGGATAAATCCTGGTTGAGAAACCATCTTATCACTGCAATTAAAGAGTACGAGACGGTTTGGATGATTCCGGGTAAACGGCTTACGGATATTGGCTTGAATCGGTTTCTGGCGGAGGGTTTGGGAATTACTCCTGAGGCGGAAGAAGGTCATTATGATGTCGTGTTACGGCCATATGCAAAAGGTGCTGGAATGAATCTGGAAACCTTTATTCAGGCTTATTCATCAGGAGCTTTGGTCAATCCTCAATTGGACCGGTATTTTGTGCACGATCGCACCGTCCGGGAATCTGGCCACGATACCTCCTACCGCATTGAAGGTCGATGTGCCGATCTGGTCCTGGTGGAACTCAATGCCATGCTTTACAAGTATGAAATGGACTTTGCGGAGCTGATCAAAGAAGTATTCGATGAATCTTTCCTCTGTAATGGACGGAATTACAACTCGTCGTATTGGGAAGAGAAGGCGGCTAAGCGAAAAGAGCTGGTGGATCAATTCCTTTGGAATGAAGATGAGGGTATGTACCTGGATTACGACTTGGATCAGGGTAAACAAGTACCTTTTGTTTCGGCCACCTCCTTGGTCCCTTTATGGTGTGGCATGGCCGGCGAAGAGCAGGCTCAGGCACTGATAAGGTCGGTCTTACCGAAGTTGAAGGAAAAGGGTGGAGTTGCCTCTTGTGATGCTGGCAGTCGTGGAGATATATCCGCAGATCGTCCCCAAAGACAGTGGGATTATCCCAATGGCTGGGCACCCCACCAAATGATGATTTGGCAGGGATTGTTTCGTTATGGATATAAGAAAGAGGCCAGGGAGATCATCTATCGTTGGTTATTCATGATCACCCGGAACGCAGTCGATTACAATGGTACCATACCTGAGAAATACGACGTTGTAGCCGCTACACATAAGGTCTTCGCAGAATATGGGAATGTGGGGACAGAGTTCGAATACATCACCCAGGAAGGGTTCGGTTGGATGAATGCCTCATTTCAGTTGGGATATCATTTACTCGATGAGATAGACCGGGAGAACCTGAACCAACTTATTGCTCCAGAGGAGTTGTTTTAG
- a CDS encoding DeoR/GlpR family DNA-binding transcription regulator gives MQILTELNESGFVKVFQLCEKFDVSSVTIRKDLTFLEKKGLLFRTHGGASKQSLYAFERNLLEKESLQVDQKKEIAEEALKYVRNNDNIIMASGTTVQYLARMLSDFSKLTVLTTSLYISIELCKHPLLNVIQVGGSVRKSSKSVVGPIAEQILSDYSCNTLFLGVDGIDAEYGLTTSNSMEAHLNKTMINCSEKVVVLTDSSKIGKRSFGKIAETEQVHVLITDAGIKKKHRQAFEDKGIEVIVAG, from the coding sequence ATGCAAATCCTTACCGAATTGAACGAATCCGGATTCGTCAAGGTGTTTCAGCTATGTGAGAAATTTGATGTTTCCTCGGTGACCATTCGCAAGGATCTGACATTCCTGGAAAAAAAGGGATTGCTATTCAGAACACATGGAGGAGCCAGTAAACAGTCTCTATATGCCTTTGAGCGAAATCTGCTCGAAAAGGAAAGCCTGCAGGTGGATCAGAAAAAAGAGATAGCCGAAGAAGCTTTGAAGTATGTCAGGAACAATGACAACATCATTATGGCCTCCGGTACCACCGTGCAATACCTTGCCCGGATGCTATCGGATTTTTCCAAATTGACCGTTTTGACCACTTCTCTGTATATATCCATCGAATTATGTAAACACCCCTTGCTTAACGTCATTCAGGTTGGGGGGTCAGTTCGAAAGAGTTCGAAATCTGTTGTGGGTCCAATTGCGGAGCAAATCCTGAGTGATTATTCCTGTAACACCTTGTTTCTGGGTGTGGATGGTATCGATGCAGAATATGGCCTCACTACCTCAAATTCCATGGAGGCCCACCTGAATAAAACCATGATCAACTGCTCCGAAAAAGTGGTTGTCCTGACAGATTCCTCCAAGATCGGGAAGCGCAGCTTTGGAAAGATCGCTGAGACTGAGCAGGTACATGTCCTGATAACGGATGCCGGTATCAAAAAGAAGCACCGACAAGCATTCGAGGACAAAGGAATTGAGGTTATCGTAGCCGGCTAA